Proteins from one Desulfonema limicola genomic window:
- the ahcY gene encoding adenosylhomocysteinase codes for MYLADNKNNTGKCIPLDLSLAYKVADLSLAEFGNKEMKLAEKEMPGLMAVREKYGIQKPLKGLKIMGSLHMTIQTAMLIETLKELGADIRWATCNIFSTQDHAAAAIAKNGSAAVFAWKGETLEEFWWCTEQALTWPDGSGPDLIVDDGGDATLYVHQGAAVERDPSLLEKEYDSRDMQCLMARLQMSYEKDPRQWTNIAKKIRGVSEETTTGVHRLYHLARNKELLFPAFNVNDSVTKSKFDNLYGCRESLADGIKRATDVMLAGKVVVVCGYGDVGKGCADSMRGYGSRVIVTEIDPICALQAAMEGFQVMTMEEAAPLGDIFVTATGCYHVITGEHMEQMKDEAIICNIGHFDNEIQMIYLDNSPECKKENIKPQVDKWTLKSGRSIIVLAEGRLVNLGCATGHPSFVMSNSFTNQCLAQIELASKNYEIDVYTLPKTLDEEVARLHLGKLGVKLTKLTQFQADYLGVPVEGPFKPDHYKY; via the coding sequence ATGTATTTAGCAGATAATAAAAACAACACTGGAAAGTGTATCCCCCTTGATCTTTCCCTTGCTTATAAAGTAGCGGACTTGTCCCTTGCAGAATTCGGCAATAAGGAAATGAAGCTTGCGGAAAAAGAAATGCCTGGACTTATGGCAGTCCGTGAAAAATACGGTATTCAAAAGCCTTTAAAGGGCTTAAAGATAATGGGAAGTCTTCACATGACCATACAGACAGCCATGCTTATTGAAACCTTGAAGGAACTTGGAGCAGATATCCGCTGGGCTACCTGTAATATTTTTTCTACCCAGGATCATGCTGCTGCTGCTATAGCAAAAAACGGTTCAGCTGCTGTTTTTGCATGGAAGGGAGAAACCCTTGAAGAGTTCTGGTGGTGTACAGAGCAGGCATTAACATGGCCTGACGGTTCAGGCCCTGACCTTATCGTTGATGATGGAGGCGATGCAACCCTTTATGTCCACCAGGGGGCTGCAGTTGAAAGAGACCCCTCTCTGCTGGAAAAAGAATATGACAGCAGGGATATGCAGTGCCTTATGGCGCGTCTTCAAATGAGTTATGAAAAAGATCCCCGGCAATGGACAAATATTGCCAAAAAGATACGCGGTGTATCTGAAGAAACAACCACAGGGGTTCACAGGCTGTATCATCTTGCCAGAAACAAAGAACTGCTGTTTCCTGCATTTAATGTTAATGATTCTGTAACAAAATCAAAGTTCGACAACCTTTACGGATGCCGTGAATCACTTGCAGACGGCATAAAGCGTGCAACTGATGTAATGCTTGCAGGAAAAGTTGTTGTTGTATGCGGTTATGGTGATGTGGGAAAAGGGTGCGCCGATTCCATGCGCGGATATGGTTCCCGGGTAATTGTAACAGAAATTGATCCCATCTGCGCTCTCCAGGCTGCAATGGAAGGCTTTCAGGTAATGACTATGGAAGAAGCTGCTCCTCTTGGTGATATTTTTGTAACAGCAACAGGGTGCTATCATGTTATTACCGGGGAACACATGGAGCAGATGAAGGATGAAGCCATTATCTGCAACATAGGTCATTTTGATAATGAAATTCAGATGATTTATCTGGATAATTCTCCTGAATGCAAAAAGGAAAATATAAAGCCCCAGGTTGATAAATGGACATTAAAATCAGGAAGATCCATAATTGTACTTGCTGAAGGCCGCCTGGTTAATCTTGGATGTGCCACAGGTCATCCAAGCTTTGTAATGAGCAACAGCTTTACAAATCAATGTCTGGCACAGATTGAGCTGGCTTCAAAGAATTATGAAATAGATGTATATACTCTTCCCAAAACCCTTGATGAAGAAGTTGCCCGTCTGCATCTGGGCAAGCTGGGTGTAAAACTGACTAAACTTACACAATTCCAGGCTGATTATTTAGGGGTTCCTGTTGAAGGTCCCTTTAAGCCGGATCATTATAAATATTAA